In one Oncorhynchus masou masou isolate Uvic2021 chromosome 23, UVic_Omas_1.1, whole genome shotgun sequence genomic region, the following are encoded:
- the si:ch211-217g15.3 gene encoding uncharacterized protein si:ch211-217g15.3, with translation MFRISVLICISLLVYGNSAKPYKSRDKVAESAVQETLISEKEVMFDLGLKQVEAPEDMDITNNDIHPVMPIWKNMEGGGGKRKKVEKEVVQGRYSTTEEDMDHLYHPSMEQTHDADLARARSQPEDTFVGMAIQTEPLEEDITKYYQEAGIDLDNISHLFSGQVDPQHPEQDWDELYHPEMKRGDGLYQVDVPHQGELSAVGAEVKGHSEPEEDRDDLYHGDRPVPVQVNGSGQDRQQSADRPSQRMYREPEEDLDYLHHH, from the exons aaTTTCTGTGTTGATCTGCATCTCTCTACTGGTTTATGGCAACTCAGCCAAGCCATACAAGTCCCGG GATAAAGTGGCTGAGTCTGCAGTCCAGGAGACTCTGAT TTCTGAAAAGGAGGTGATGTTTGATCTGGGGCTGAAGCAGGTGGAGGCTCCCGAAGACATGGACATCACTAACAATGACATCCACCCTGTCATGCCCATCTGGAAGAACATGGAAGGGGGAGGTGGGAAGAGAAAGAAGGTAGAAAAAGAGGTAGTCCAAGGCAGATACTCCACAACCGAGGAGGACATGGACCATCTATACCACCCATCCATGGAGCAGACCCATGATGCTGACCTGGCCAGAGCCCGATCTCAGCCAGAGGACACCTTCGTTGGGATGGCCATCCAGACAGAGCCCCTAGAGGAGGATATCACCAAGTACTACCAGGAGGCTGGGATAGATCTAGATAacatctctcatctcttctcagGCCAGGTGGATCCACAGCACCCTGAACAGGACTGGGACGAACTCTACCATCCAGAGATGAAGAGGGGAGACGGGCTGTACCAAGTGGACGTGCCTCACCAGGGGGAGCTCTCTGCTGTAGGGGCAGAGGTCAAGGGTCATAGTGAGCCAGAGGAAGACAGGGATGACCTCTACCATGGTGACCGGCCTGTACCTGTTCAGGTGAATgggagtggccaggacaggcagcagTCTGCCGATCGGCCCTCTCAGAGGATGTACAGAGAACCAGAGGAGGACCTGGATTACCTCCATCATCATTAA